The genomic region CGACGCCGGGGGCGACGAATTCGGAGGCGGGCTGCCGTTCCACCTGGATGCGCTTGATCTGGACCTGGTGGCCGGGACCGCCGAGGACTTCCTCGAAGGGGCGGATGCGTTCGATGCCGATCCGGGGGAGGGTGTCGGAGACGAACCGGCCGACGCCGCGCCGGGCCCGGATGAGGCCGTCCTCCTCGAGCAGCATCAGGGCTTCGCGGACCACGGTGCGGCTGACCTTCATGTCGGTGCCCAGCTCGGTCTCGGTGGGGATCATGGAGCCGGGCTGCAGTAGGTTGTTGCGGATGGCTTCAGCGATCCGGGAGTACACGGCAACCCTGAGCGGTGAGCCGGGCTGGGCCTCCACCGGCTGGGACAGGAACCGGACGGCGTCCTCGTGCACTTTATGCCTCGCTTATTGGTCTTTGGGGAATTCCAGCCTAACAAGTCGTATGCGTTTGTTGGACAAGTCGGGGGTGGACCCTACAACGAAGAAAGCCCGCGCCGGCAAGCCCGGCTGGCGATCTGGGCGACGGTAGCGACAGAATGTTCTGGAGCGGATCTGGACTTGGGTTGGCTTCGTCGAAGCCGAACCGAGGGGTCTTGGAGCCCGATACGGCGACGTTCATGACGTGTCGAACTAAGGAATTCCCATTGCAGATCAACAAACAGACGCTGAAAGAAGACGGGTTCACCGGCTTCCGATCGTTCAAAGAGCTGGACATCAACCGGGTTCCGCAGGCCCCCGGAATCTATGCAGTGCTCAAACCCGAGGGCTTCCAACGGTTGTTCCTTGCGAAGAGCGCAGGAGGCCGGTTCAAGAAGCGGAACCCGTCCCTGCTCCCAGCCGCGTTGGAGGCGGAGTGGATTGACAACGCGGAGGTCCTCTACATCGGGAAAGCAGGTCCCGGAAGCACCGGCAACCGCGGACTCCGAAAGCGCATTCAGGAGTTCGCTGACTTCGGCCGAGGGAAGCCTGTTGGCCATTGGGACGGGCGGCTCATTTGGCAACTCAGCGACTCCCAATCACTGGTCATTGCGTGGAAGGAGTTGGCAGCAGCCGAGGTGAATGCTGCTGCAGCCGCCTATCAGGCGGAATTCATAAGCACCTACGGAAAGCTGCCCTTCGCCAACCTGGTTCAGGCCAGGGTGCAGGGAGTTTAAGCGCTCACGCGAGCTCCCGGCGCTCGCCGACGCCGACTGCGTCCTCCGACAAAAAACGGAAATACTGGAAAAGGTATTGAGCCGGCGTGACTCAGCAAAAACCTGACGTGCCTGGGAGACCTGAGGCTAGAGCCGCCAGCTCGGCAGCCACCTTGCTAGGGGCGTAGCCTTGCCTGGTAGATGGACTGATGTCATCCCCAGCAGGGGCCATGGTGGGTCCGTATAGAGGGAAGCCGGGTGAAATTTTCAGCCGGCTTCCCTCTTTTATGGTCTAGATTCCTCGTTCTAGCCCTTCTGGCCCTCTGCTACCGCGGGGCCCGCAATGTGGGGGGTAGCCCCGCGCAGCATGGTCACTGGGTACCGCCCCTGGGTTCGTCCTCGAGGTCCTTAGGTGCCATGAGATTCATCTCGAGCAGCGGCACCACGCTGGACTTGGTGATGAAGCGGTGAGCCACCCATAGGACGACGAAGACCGGCAACCCGATGTAGGAGGAAAGCACCTCCATGGTCCGTCCGGCAAGCACAGCCTCGTAGTTCTGTCCCGCGATTACCAGTATCAGCAGGGCGAAGGCCAGCAGTGGACCAATGGGGAACAGGGATGCTTTGTACGGCAGGTCGCTGACTTTGTTTCCCTGGGCCAGGAAGCCGCGCCTGAAACGGTAGTGGGAGACCGCGATTCCCGCCCAGACGATGAAGCCGCACAGGCCTGACATGTTCAGCAGCCAGGAGTAGGCCGCGCCCTGACCGACGATCGCGGAGAGGAACCCGAAGAGTCCCACGGCCGCGGTCGCCAGCAACGCCGGGATCGGCACGCCACGCGCATTGGTTCGCCCGAAGATCTTCGGGGCCATGCCGTCATGAGCCATGGCGTAAAGCATCCGGGTGGAGGCGTACAGTCCGGAGTTGCCCGCGGAAAGGATTGCGGTCAGGATCACGGCGTTCATCAAGGCCGCTGCGAAGGCGATTCCGGCGCGCGAGAAGACCAGGGTAAACGGCGATGCTGCAATATCGGACTCGCCGGAGGCCAGCAGGCTCGGATCGGTGAACGGGATCAGGCAGCCGATGATAAAGATGGCACCAATGTAGAAAAGCATGATGCGCCAGAAGACAGTGCGGATAGCCTTCGGCACTTCGCGGCGCGGGTTCTTGGCTTCGCCTGCGGCGACACCCACGAGCTCGGTGCCCTGGAAGGAGAACCCGGCAACCATGAAGACCGAGATGATCGAGACCCAACCCCCGTGGAACACGTCATCGCGGTGTTCCCAGTTGCTCAGTCCCGGAGAGTTATCCCCGAGGATGCCGAAGATCATCAGCACGCCGGCGATCAGGAAGAGCACCACTGCGCTGACCTTGATCAGGGAGAACCAGAACTCCGACTCACCGAAGGACTTCGCCGAGAGGGCATTGAGCCCGGTCAGCACCAGCAGGAAGATCCCGGCCCACACCCATCCTGGGACCCCCGGGAACCAGAAATCCATGATGATGCCGGCCGCGACCAGCTCGGCGGCCACCGTGATGGCCCAGTTGAACCAATAGTTCCAGCCGATCGCGAACCCAAAGGACGGGGAGACGAAACGGGTGGCAAAGGACTGGAAAGAACCGGCGACCGGAATTTTGGCCGACATCTCGCCCAGCGACTGCATCAACAGGAATACCATCAGCCCGACCAGCGCGTAGGCGACCAACGCACCGCCGGGACCCGCCTGGGAAATGGTGCTGCCCGAGGCTACGAACAGCCCGGTACCGATCGCACCGCCGATTGCGATCATCTGCAGATGGCGGTTGTTTAGCCCGCGCTTGAGTTCGTTGGTGGTTTCGCCGGAGGCCCGATCTGCCCCTATCGCAAGGGAGGATCGCTGTTGTGCTGTTTCATCGGGTTTGATGTCTGTGGAAGTTCCAGTCATTGGTGTCATGCAACACCACCAAGGGGTATCAATGCGAGCCGGGTCGGGTTCCTGGTGCCGCCAGCGGCTCGACCGGTGCAGGCTTCTGCGACTGCTGTGTCGAGTAGGTCGGCCATAACGGTCCCGCGAGGTCCTGCCTGCGCGGTGGACCTCGAGCTAAGAAACAGTCCTGAACCGGAGCAAAGACCGGTTTCAGGGGTGCCGGGAGCAATAGCCCGATCAGTTATTTGCGTGTGGGAGCCAAGTCCCATGGTGCCTCCGAAAAGGTAGCTGCGATGGATTTGAGCCTTCCGGAGCCCCCGGGCCGGGAAGGATGGTGATCAAGCTAACACACGTGAAGGAAGCGACCTTTGGCGTGGCGAATGTTGCACGTCCGGCGGGTCAAGTGCTTACGAATAGGCATGGATTACCGGATTTGAGCGTAAGAGTTGCTGATTTGATTTCGCCCGGTGAGTAAGCAGCCCTGACGATCTGCTATGGCAGGCGATCGGCGTCTCGCCCCAGAGGAAGCGCCGGTGCGGCCTTACTGCCAAGGCATCCACTGATCGGCACGAGTGGCAGGAGTTGAACCTCGGATCGTCCCGATAGTGCGGGCCTATTCAATCGTGATGCGCCGTTTCTGGGATGTCCTAAAGACACCCGACCTTAAGGTCAGGCGCAGGCATAGCAGTGAAGAGACGGCCCCGAGCAAAAGTATTTCTTATGCATAAGGAAAGAACCCTTCACGTATGCTTACGCACTGCTAGCTTCTTCAGGGATCCCCTCAACGGAAGGAATGAAGCATGTCTGTAATCGCAAACCCGGAAGTGACAACCACCCGGGCAGAAGACCTCAAGGCGCTCCCGGCATGGCAGGCTCTGAAGGCAGCCGTCATCGGACTGCAGCAGGTTCAAGTGCAGGACGGTTCCGTTCCGGAACCCGCTGACCATGGCCAGGCCCGCCAGAATGTCGGCATCATTACTGACTCAATCAACGAGCTGCGCCCCCACCTCCCCCACGACACGGACTACCTTGAACTGCTCGTGCAGGACTTCCAGCGTTGGGCGTCCGAGGGCTTCGTCGTACCGGATTTCCTCGACTCATTGGTAGCCTTCCACCCCGAGCAGTGGCGCATCGATGGGCTGCCGCACCTGGTTGTGTTCCCCATGTACACGCAGAACGGCAGCACCAACCGCTACTTCGAGGCCGTCCTCATCGAGGTCATTTGGCCGTCTTTCGTCGCTGAACTGGAGGCAGCAAACTACTCCAACAAGCTGTTCGTCCCCATCAGCTTCGTCGATTTCACGCCCGGCTATGACACGAACTCCGCAGTTCTCTTCCCCGAGAGCGTAGCGGTCCGGAGCACCCCCTCCTTCACCTGGGGAGGCATTTTCGCGGACCGCGAAGCTGCCCGGTTCCGTCGGGTCCTGAAAGCTGCTGCCGACATCACCTCCCTGGACCTGCCGGCTGACGCCGCGGAATTCATCGACGACCAGCACCTCACGGAGAAGACCTTCGTGATGTGGGATCTGATCCATGACCGGACCCACATGCGCGGTGACCTGCCCTTTGACCCGTTCATGATCAAGCAGCGGATGCCGTATTTCCTGTACTCCCTGGAGGAGCTCCGCTGTGACCTGACCGCCTTCCGCGAATCAGTCCTCATAGAGCGGGACGAAACGGCTTCCGAGGACGCCCGCAAGCACGCCAAGCTGGTCCAGTACGCCGTGATCTTCGACCGCATTTTCCGCTTCGCCATTACCGGGAACCGGGTCCGTAACTACGACGCCGTGGGCGGCCAATTGCTGTTCGCCTGGATGCACCAGCACCGGGTCCTGCACTGGACCGATGGAAAGTTGAGCATCGACTGGAAGGACGTCGCCGGCGTGGTCGTCGAGCTGGGTCTCCGCATCGAGGAACTCTACTGGCGTTCAATCGACCGGCCGAAGGCCGCACACTGGCTGGCTGCCTACGAGCTCGTCTCCGAAACCCTCACCCCCCACCCGGCCTCCGTGTGGGCCAAGGGACCGGAGGCCCTTCCGCTCGACGGCCCTCCCCGGGGCCTGACGGACCAGATCCTCGATGACGAATTCCCCCTGTCGATGTTCTACGAGGCACTGGAGAAGAAGATGTCCTCGGTCATTGAATCAACCGCCGGGATCACCGGTAAGAGCCCTGTGAAGACTGAAGGCGAGGCGGGCGCATGAGCCAGGACCTCTCGGGGCGTACGGTCGTCGTCGCCGGTTCGACAAGCGCTGCCGGCGTCGCGGTAGTCCGCACCCTCTCGCAAGCAGGGGCACGCGTGGCCGCCGTGGACATTCTTGAGGACCGAGTGCAGGAGCTCTCGGGAGCGTACGACAACGTCACGGGCTATGTCTGCAACCTCGCGGACCTGCAAGCCGTTCAGGACTTGGCGACGTCTGTCCGGAACGATCTGGGTCCCGTGGACGGCCTTATCCATCTTGTAGGAGGGTGGCGAGGCGGTGCCGGCATTAAAGGCCAGACGGATGAAGACTGGGACTTCCTGCACACCAGCGTCCTCACCACCCTGAGGAACACCACCCATGCGTTTTACGATGACTTGGCTAGCTCCCCTGTGGGTCGCCTGGCCATCGTTTCCGCACAGTCCGCGTCCTCGCCGACAGCGGACGGCGCCGCCTATGCCGCCGTCAAGTCCGCCGCCGAGGCATGGACCCTGGCCGTGGCCGACGGATTCCGGCAGCTGCAGGGAGGAAACGAAAGCCCCCTCTCCGCTCAGCACTCAGCCGCCCTGGTCTTCGTCGTCAAGGCTCTGGTCGATGACCGGATGCGCGCAGCCCAGCCGGAACGGAAATTTCCGGGCTTCACCCATGTCAGTGTCCTTGCCGACGCTGTACAGCGGATCTTCGACCTCGAGGCAGAACAGATCAACGGGCAGCGCTTGCCCCTCACGGCTGGCCAGTTCGTGGGTGCACCGGCATGAGCGTCAGCGTTGATACCAAAGCAGGCGTCCCGCAGGTACTCGCGGGGCGCCTGCACGACCCGGCATACCGGGGCTTCGCCTCGGATAACTACGCCGGTGCTCACCCCGAAATCATCGAAGCAGTTCAGGCAGCCAACGAAGGCCACGTCACCGCATACGGCGAAGATGTCTACACAGCGGCGCTTCAAGAGGTCATCCAGTCCCACTTCGGGACAACTGCTGCCGCATATCCGGTCTTCAATGGAACAGGGGCCAACGTCCTTGCCCTGCAAGCCCTGCTCCCGCGCTGGGGCGCTGTCATCTGCGCAGCAACAGCGCATATCAATACCGATGAAAACGGCGCGCCGGAACGCATTGGCGGAATAAAGCTCCTCGCGATCCCCACACCGGATGGCAAACTCACTCCGGAATTGATCGACGCCGAAGCCTGGGGATGGGGAGACGAGCACCGGGCGCAACCGCTGGTCGTATCGATCACCCAGACCACCGAACTCGGCACCTGCTACACGCCGGAAGAAATCCAACGGATTGCTGAGCACGTCCATGCGAAGGGAATGAAACTGCACCTGGACGGA from Arthrobacter globiformis harbors:
- a CDS encoding GntR family transcriptional regulator, with protein sequence MHEDAVRFLSQPVEAQPGSPLRVAVYSRIAEAIRNNLLQPGSMIPTETELGTDMKVSRTVVREALMLLEEDGLIRARRGVGRFVSDTLPRIGIERIRPFEEVLGGPGHQVQIKRIQVERQPASEFVAPGVGVDPGSDVWLWESVLIRDGEPIAHLQENISALPVSFAGRAAAPLEIDDDGGTTLLTALNKAAGRGLGPGECQISLSQVGPSRAKLLDLRASDPVLVLTQYVRHANRPFYLAKCLIADRAGHLSVMQSLQS
- a CDS encoding SDR family NAD(P)-dependent oxidoreductase translates to MSQDLSGRTVVVAGSTSAAGVAVVRTLSQAGARVAAVDILEDRVQELSGAYDNVTGYVCNLADLQAVQDLATSVRNDLGPVDGLIHLVGGWRGGAGIKGQTDEDWDFLHTSVLTTLRNTTHAFYDDLASSPVGRLAIVSAQSASSPTADGAAYAAVKSAAEAWTLAVADGFRQLQGGNESPLSAQHSAALVFVVKALVDDRMRAAQPERKFPGFTHVSVLADAVQRIFDLEAEQINGQRLPLTAGQFVGAPA
- a CDS encoding DUF6421 family protein, encoding MSVIANPEVTTTRAEDLKALPAWQALKAAVIGLQQVQVQDGSVPEPADHGQARQNVGIITDSINELRPHLPHDTDYLELLVQDFQRWASEGFVVPDFLDSLVAFHPEQWRIDGLPHLVVFPMYTQNGSTNRYFEAVLIEVIWPSFVAELEAANYSNKLFVPISFVDFTPGYDTNSAVLFPESVAVRSTPSFTWGGIFADREAARFRRVLKAAADITSLDLPADAAEFIDDQHLTEKTFVMWDLIHDRTHMRGDLPFDPFMIKQRMPYFLYSLEELRCDLTAFRESVLIERDETASEDARKHAKLVQYAVIFDRIFRFAITGNRVRNYDAVGGQLLFAWMHQHRVLHWTDGKLSIDWKDVAGVVVELGLRIEELYWRSIDRPKAAHWLAAYELVSETLTPHPASVWAKGPEALPLDGPPRGLTDQILDDEFPLSMFYEALEKKMSSVIESTAGITGKSPVKTEGEAGA
- a CDS encoding amino acid permease is translated as MTPMTGTSTDIKPDETAQQRSSLAIGADRASGETTNELKRGLNNRHLQMIAIGGAIGTGLFVASGSTISQAGPGGALVAYALVGLMVFLLMQSLGEMSAKIPVAGSFQSFATRFVSPSFGFAIGWNYWFNWAITVAAELVAAGIIMDFWFPGVPGWVWAGIFLLVLTGLNALSAKSFGESEFWFSLIKVSAVVLFLIAGVLMIFGILGDNSPGLSNWEHRDDVFHGGWVSIISVFMVAGFSFQGTELVGVAAGEAKNPRREVPKAIRTVFWRIMLFYIGAIFIIGCLIPFTDPSLLASGESDIAASPFTLVFSRAGIAFAAALMNAVILTAILSAGNSGLYASTRMLYAMAHDGMAPKIFGRTNARGVPIPALLATAAVGLFGFLSAIVGQGAAYSWLLNMSGLCGFIVWAGIAVSHYRFRRGFLAQGNKVSDLPYKASLFPIGPLLAFALLILVIAGQNYEAVLAGRTMEVLSSYIGLPVFVVLWVAHRFITKSSVVPLLEMNLMAPKDLEDEPRGGTQ
- a CDS encoding threonine aldolase family protein, which codes for MSVSVDTKAGVPQVLAGRLHDPAYRGFASDNYAGAHPEIIEAVQAANEGHVTAYGEDVYTAALQEVIQSHFGTTAAAYPVFNGTGANVLALQALLPRWGAVICAATAHINTDENGAPERIGGIKLLAIPTPDGKLTPELIDAEAWGWGDEHRAQPLVVSITQTTELGTCYTPEEIQRIAEHVHAKGMKLHLDGARLANAAAHLGLPMRAFTTDVGVDVLSFGGTKNGLLFGEAVIWLNPQSDPGMSYLRKMNMQLASKMRFVSAQLIALLADGLWLRSASHANEMAQRLSEGISAISGVSLTQSTQSNGVFAVLPPGAAAEVRESFRFYDWDQARGEVRWMCSWDTTETDVQSLVAAVEAAVGSLA